Proteins co-encoded in one uncultured Draconibacterium sp. genomic window:
- a CDS encoding transcriptional repressor — translation MKPIDILNNHKLKRTSCREGIIDIVMEANQALSENEIRERLAGNYDRTTFYRSFKTLVEHHIIHKIVVDNQVVKYALDKQETHKSAHAHFYCNSCNTVKCLDNIPVQHYTLPVGYAGEETEVLIKGTCSVCKEQA, via the coding sequence ATGAAGCCAATTGATATATTAAATAATCATAAGCTCAAACGAACCAGTTGCCGTGAGGGGATAATTGATATTGTTATGGAAGCTAACCAGGCGCTATCTGAAAATGAAATCAGGGAACGCCTGGCCGGTAACTACGACCGTACCACCTTTTATCGTTCATTTAAAACATTGGTGGAGCATCACATCATTCATAAAATCGTTGTCGATAATCAGGTGGTTAAATATGCACTTGATAAACAGGAAACACATAAGTCAGCACATGCGCATTTTTACTGCAATTCGTGTAATACTGTGAAGTGTTTAGACAATATACCTGTGCAACACTATACCCTTCCTGTTGGTTACGCAGGGGAAGAAACCGAAGTTTTAATAAAAGGAACCTGTTCCGTTTGCAAAGAACAGGCCTAG
- a CDS encoding DUF4625 domain-containing protein, producing MKKRNLLVAITLGVAVFFTACDDDDTTIAKPEVTIMELGEGDSHGNDHTGVAGSDLHVEVEIVAEGKIDVVQIEIHPEGEHKSAFENEWEVDTTYTKFSGLKNTTFHEHIDIAEWAEPGEYHFHFIVTDMEGNQSSAESELEIVEE from the coding sequence ATGAAAAAGAGAAATTTATTGGTTGCGATAACTTTAGGAGTAGCTGTTTTTTTTACAGCATGTGACGACGATGACACAACAATTGCCAAACCGGAAGTAACGATAATGGAATTGGGTGAAGGCGACAGCCATGGTAACGACCACACCGGAGTAGCTGGCAGCGATTTACATGTAGAAGTGGAAATTGTTGCTGAGGGAAAGATTGATGTAGTGCAGATTGAAATTCATCCGGAAGGGGAACATAAATCGGCTTTTGAGAACGAGTGGGAAGTGGATACGACTTATACAAAATTTTCGGGTTTAAAAAATACCACTTTTCATGAGCATATCGACATTGCCGAGTGGGCTGAGCCGGGCGAGTATCATTTTCATTTTATTGTTACCGATATGGAAGGAAACCAGTCGAGTGCCGAATCGGAATTGGAGATTGTTGAAGAATAG
- a CDS encoding alpha-L-arabinofuranosidase C-terminal domain-containing protein encodes MQKTKTLLCLALLAGIISLNLSAQNPATIKVDLDRTIGEVDPYIYGGFLEAMVAYRGIYEPQSPLSDENGFRTDFMDMMRELKVTNVRWPGGNYVSGYNWEDGIGPKEDRPTRIDLAWSFLDSNQMGTDEYIKFCNLIGAENVICNNAGTGSLDDARYWIEYTNYPGGTYYSDLRKKYGHDEPYNIKYWGIGNEIDGPWQMGQKSAEDYVKFALEAGKLMQLVDNDIKITAVAASNYQKDGKWIDWNAHVLDNMAGEIDYIGVHRYLHNALPGDSRNSPYSDVISLGLEVDRIINIVAGQIHKAMAKTLTDRPIYIAFDEWAGYGNNLLSSLMIAQQFNSFIRRADIVKMANFTMLTSLAGYSPDGVFKNAAYLPFYLYSNNCRGTSLDVLTMCEKFSNDLFKDVPYLDVTALYNEKEKKLIVNVVNRHETDAITTDVQLQSGNYTGSATVNELNAASPMATNTKEKEEISINTNDIKFEGNTLQHTFPKHSFTQIEIAVK; translated from the coding sequence ATGCAAAAAACCAAAACTTTATTATGCTTAGCGCTTCTTGCTGGTATAATTTCATTAAATCTTTCGGCACAAAACCCGGCAACAATTAAAGTAGATTTAGACAGAACCATCGGCGAGGTTGATCCATATATTTATGGTGGATTTCTTGAAGCAATGGTAGCCTACCGTGGAATCTACGAACCCCAATCTCCCCTATCCGATGAAAATGGATTCAGAACCGATTTTATGGATATGATGAGGGAGCTGAAGGTTACGAATGTTAGATGGCCCGGTGGCAACTATGTATCCGGTTATAACTGGGAAGATGGTATTGGCCCTAAAGAAGACCGCCCAACTCGAATTGATCTGGCCTGGAGCTTCTTAGATAGCAACCAAATGGGAACCGATGAATACATTAAATTCTGCAACCTCATCGGTGCTGAAAATGTAATCTGCAATAATGCCGGAACCGGCTCTTTAGATGATGCCCGGTATTGGATTGAATATACCAATTACCCGGGAGGCACCTATTATTCTGATTTAAGAAAAAAATATGGGCACGATGAACCTTACAACATTAAATATTGGGGAATCGGCAATGAGATTGATGGACCATGGCAAATGGGACAAAAAAGTGCAGAGGACTATGTGAAGTTTGCATTGGAAGCCGGAAAATTAATGCAATTAGTTGATAATGACATAAAAATTACGGCCGTAGCTGCCTCTAACTATCAAAAAGATGGGAAATGGATAGATTGGAATGCGCATGTATTGGATAATATGGCTGGAGAGATTGACTACATTGGAGTTCACAGGTACCTGCACAATGCTTTGCCGGGCGACTCAAGAAACAGCCCTTACAGCGATGTTATATCATTAGGTCTCGAGGTTGACAGGATCATTAATATAGTTGCCGGACAAATCCATAAAGCCATGGCAAAAACATTGACTGACCGACCTATTTACATCGCTTTTGACGAATGGGCCGGTTATGGTAACAACCTGCTTTCCTCGCTTATGATTGCCCAGCAATTCAATTCCTTTATCAGACGTGCCGATATTGTGAAGATGGCTAATTTTACAATGCTTACCAGTCTGGCAGGCTATTCCCCCGATGGTGTTTTCAAAAACGCTGCCTATCTGCCTTTTTATCTTTACTCCAACAACTGTCGTGGTACATCTTTAGATGTGCTTACCATGTGTGAGAAATTCAGTAACGATTTGTTTAAAGATGTTCCTTACCTTGATGTTACAGCATTGTATAATGAGAAAGAAAAAAAGCTCATTGTAAATGTTGTTAACAGGCACGAAACTGATGCTATTACAACTGATGTTCAGTTGCAATCGGGCAATTATACCGGTAGTGCAACAGTTAATGAACTAAACGCTGCCTCACCGATGGCAACTAACACAAAAGAAAAAGAAGAAATTAGTATTAATACAAATGACATTAAGTTTGAGGGAAATACTTTACAACACACATTCCCAAAACATTCGTTCACACAAATTGAAATTGCAGTTAAGTAA
- a CDS encoding DUF6602 domain-containing protein: MAKAYYKARPAKANPKFKSKFEEAIHNFSGAFIGSSEFKHSLTKGEQRELPLKLFLEKALPSNFGIKPGEVVDCFNSSSPQIDLMIYDKTKTIEFFNSEAAIIPAESLLVSIEVKSKLTKEEIKKILKNSTALKELKPFKKKPQLKQRGDESTAPHCRYFHCIFAYETDFKTDDWAKSEYQRLKEVAVETNTDIKTIDRIYVAQKGIINPVVGQGANEEKDDVRTLMYYFSHILNFAIRENNRRKPVPYELYAGRQSKGWKNLE; this comes from the coding sequence ATGGCAAAAGCATATTATAAAGCAAGACCAGCAAAAGCAAATCCAAAATTTAAATCCAAATTTGAAGAAGCTATACATAATTTTTCAGGAGCTTTTATTGGAAGTAGTGAATTTAAACACTCATTGACAAAAGGAGAACAAAGAGAATTACCGCTTAAACTTTTTTTAGAGAAAGCTTTGCCTAGTAATTTTGGCATAAAACCCGGAGAAGTTGTTGACTGCTTTAATAGTTCAAGCCCCCAGATTGATTTAATGATTTATGATAAAACTAAGACAATTGAGTTTTTTAATTCTGAGGCTGCAATAATTCCCGCTGAATCGTTACTTGTAAGCATTGAAGTAAAATCCAAACTTACTAAAGAGGAAATAAAAAAGATATTAAAAAATTCGACAGCATTAAAAGAACTGAAACCGTTTAAGAAAAAGCCACAATTAAAGCAAAGAGGTGATGAAAGTACTGCTCCACATTGTAGATACTTTCACTGCATATTTGCATACGAGACAGATTTTAAAACTGATGATTGGGCAAAAAGTGAGTATCAGAGATTAAAGGAAGTTGCGGTGGAAACGAACACTGACATAAAAACTATTGATAGAATATATGTAGCTCAAAAAGGGATTATTAATCCTGTGGTTGGTCAAGGTGCAAATGAAGAAAAGGATGACGTTAGAACCTTGATGTATTATTTTAGTCATATTTTGAATTTTGCGATTCGAGAAAACAATAGAAGAAAGCCTGTTCCATATGAATTATATGCAGGAAGACAATCAAAAGGATGGAAGAACCTGGAATAA
- a CDS encoding glycoside hydrolase family 78 protein: protein MKQLVSLLRTLFFLFICTAFSFVASAKTELTGLVCEYHTNPVGIDVLQPRLSWQLVSDAQNVKQTAYEIRVAGTASDLSKNGKQIWNSGKVESDQSVNVVYGGPAPESMQRVYWQVRVWDNDGKASKWSEPAFWEMGILAPELWKASWISLPNEPESEDSKPAQYYRNEFSTSKSIKSARAYVTSHGLYQLFINGEKVGDQLFTPGWTSYNKRLQYQTYDVSDRLQKENAVGVVLGDGWYRGNIGWVSASGYYGDKLALLFQLNIEYTDGTSEWILSDGNWKVTNGPIQKSDIYNGETYDARLELNGWTNTGYDEADWKSVEEVDAPKDLLIAPQGVPVKAVEELQPIEFITTPKGEMVYDMGQNMVGWIRIKMKGKKGQKVQLKFAEVLDKEGNFYTANLRAAECTDTYIFGEDGEATYEPKFTFHGFRYLQLIGFDEIPAKEDITGVVIYSDMEPTGTFACNDEMINQLQHNIQWGQKGNFLDVPTDCPQRDERLGWTGDAQVFSMTAGYNFNVASFYTKWMKDVEADQLDNGVIPHVIPDVLNGQGGATGWADVVAVIPWSVYKIYGDTRILEESYPAITKWVSYMNERAGDDYLWTGDNHYGDWLAYATTSSDYPGATTEKDLLATAYFYYTTTLTAKIAQIIGKSQDTEKYKQLAVNIKKAFNDEFVTPNGRLVSHTQTAYVIALTFGILPDDMVDAAAGYLAKDVEKFKHLTTGFLGTPILCPTLSAIGRDDLAFMLLNRKEYPSWLYPVTQGATTIWERWDGQKPDGTFQDVGMNSFNHYAYGAIGEWLYDHVAGIQVDENNPGYKKFFLAPNPGGGLTNVKAEFDSMYGKIVSDWKINDGQMTYQVEVPANTSAEVVLPNAKVADIIMGDDLKSSAKQSGNDVTVSVGSGIYSFSYPMAE, encoded by the coding sequence ATGAAGCAATTAGTTTCTTTACTCCGGACTCTCTTTTTTTTGTTTATCTGCACTGCATTTTCTTTTGTAGCTTCGGCGAAAACAGAGCTTACTGGATTGGTGTGCGAATATCATACAAATCCGGTTGGAATAGATGTGTTACAACCGCGTTTAAGTTGGCAGCTGGTATCGGATGCACAGAATGTTAAACAAACGGCCTACGAAATCAGGGTGGCCGGCACAGCATCGGATTTGTCGAAGAATGGAAAACAAATCTGGAATTCCGGCAAGGTTGAATCCGACCAGTCGGTGAATGTAGTATATGGCGGTCCTGCACCCGAATCGATGCAGCGTGTTTACTGGCAGGTGCGTGTTTGGGATAACGACGGAAAAGCCAGCAAATGGAGCGAGCCTGCTTTTTGGGAAATGGGAATCCTGGCGCCTGAGTTATGGAAAGCTTCGTGGATTAGCTTGCCCAACGAACCGGAATCGGAAGACTCGAAACCGGCACAGTACTACCGCAATGAATTTTCAACTTCAAAAAGCATAAAATCGGCGCGGGCTTATGTTACGTCGCACGGATTGTATCAGCTGTTTATTAATGGAGAGAAAGTGGGCGACCAGTTATTTACTCCGGGATGGACCAGTTACAATAAACGTTTGCAATACCAGACTTACGACGTATCTGATAGGCTACAAAAAGAGAATGCTGTTGGCGTAGTTTTGGGCGATGGCTGGTACCGTGGAAATATTGGCTGGGTGAGTGCCAGCGGTTACTACGGAGATAAACTGGCGCTGTTGTTTCAGCTAAATATAGAATACACTGATGGTACAAGCGAATGGATTTTAAGTGATGGGAACTGGAAGGTTACTAATGGCCCGATTCAGAAATCGGATATTTACAATGGTGAAACTTACGATGCACGTCTGGAACTGAATGGATGGACCAATACCGGATATGATGAAGCCGACTGGAAAAGTGTGGAAGAAGTTGATGCTCCAAAAGATTTGCTGATTGCACCACAGGGAGTTCCTGTAAAAGCTGTTGAAGAGCTACAACCGATTGAATTTATTACCACGCCAAAAGGTGAGATGGTTTACGACATGGGCCAGAATATGGTGGGCTGGATACGTATAAAAATGAAAGGGAAAAAGGGGCAGAAAGTGCAACTGAAATTTGCGGAAGTACTGGATAAAGAAGGTAATTTCTATACTGCCAATTTACGAGCTGCAGAATGCACCGACACTTATATTTTCGGAGAAGATGGTGAGGCAACTTATGAACCAAAATTTACCTTCCACGGATTCCGCTATTTGCAATTAATTGGTTTTGATGAAATACCTGCGAAAGAAGATATTACCGGAGTGGTTATTTATTCGGATATGGAGCCAACCGGTACATTTGCCTGTAACGATGAAATGATCAATCAGCTGCAGCACAATATTCAGTGGGGGCAAAAAGGAAACTTTCTGGATGTGCCAACCGATTGTCCGCAGCGCGACGAGCGTTTGGGCTGGACCGGCGATGCGCAGGTGTTTAGTATGACTGCCGGTTACAATTTTAATGTGGCTTCTTTCTACACCAAATGGATGAAAGATGTGGAAGCCGATCAGTTGGACAACGGAGTTATTCCACATGTTATACCTGACGTTTTGAACGGACAAGGTGGAGCAACAGGTTGGGCCGATGTGGTGGCTGTTATTCCGTGGTCGGTGTATAAAATTTATGGAGATACCCGTATTCTGGAAGAAAGTTACCCGGCTATTACCAAATGGGTGAGTTATATGAACGAACGGGCAGGCGACGATTACCTGTGGACAGGCGATAATCATTACGGCGACTGGCTGGCTTATGCCACAACAAGTTCGGATTACCCGGGAGCTACCACCGAAAAAGATTTGCTGGCAACGGCTTATTTTTATTACACCACTACTTTAACCGCTAAAATTGCACAGATAATTGGCAAATCTCAAGATACTGAAAAGTACAAGCAACTGGCTGTAAACATAAAAAAAGCATTTAACGATGAGTTTGTAACACCAAACGGACGTCTGGTTTCGCACACACAAACGGCTTATGTTATTGCGCTTACATTTGGCATTTTGCCTGATGATATGGTAGATGCAGCTGCCGGTTACCTGGCAAAAGATGTGGAGAAATTCAAGCACCTGACCACTGGATTTTTAGGTACCCCGATTTTATGCCCGACACTTTCGGCTATTGGCCGCGACGATTTAGCCTTTATGCTGCTGAACCGAAAAGAATACCCATCGTGGTTGTACCCGGTAACACAGGGCGCAACAACTATTTGGGAGCGCTGGGACGGACAGAAACCTGATGGCACATTCCAGGATGTAGGGATGAACAGTTTTAACCATTATGCTTATGGTGCCATTGGCGAGTGGTTGTACGATCATGTGGCCGGAATTCAAGTGGATGAAAATAATCCCGGATATAAGAAATTCTTCCTGGCACCAAATCCGGGAGGAGGTTTAACAAACGTAAAAGCCGAATTTGATTCGATGTATGGAAAGATCGTTTCGGACTGGAAGATTAACGACGGACAGATGACCTACCAGGTTGAAGTTCCTGCAAATACTTCTGCCGAGGTAGTTTTGCCGAACGCGAAAGTTGCTGACATTATTATGGGCGACGATTTAAAATCAAGTGCCAAACAAAGCGGAAACGACGTTACCGTTTCAGTGGGATCGGGGATTTATTCGTTTAGTTATCCGATGGCGGAATAG
- a CDS encoding DUF4625 domain-containing protein: MSKKNILSILSILLLFVVACSDESEVDTEKPVIDISFSGAFPVNCDTLYFGEPFVMKMKFSDNVELGAYSINIHNNFDHHSHSTEVTACNPDPDKDPVNPYVSIDDYSIPEGSMEYETNLTVSIPEDDGTAWYDDGDYHFFISLTDKEGWSAQKGLSIKILHR; this comes from the coding sequence ATGAGCAAAAAAAATATACTATCAATATTAAGCATTTTATTGTTATTTGTGGTTGCCTGCAGCGACGAGAGCGAAGTTGATACCGAGAAACCGGTAATCGATATTAGTTTCTCCGGTGCTTTTCCTGTGAATTGCGATACCCTCTATTTTGGTGAACCGTTTGTAATGAAAATGAAATTTTCTGACAACGTTGAACTGGGAGCTTACAGCATTAATATTCACAACAACTTCGATCATCATTCACACAGCACGGAAGTTACAGCTTGTAATCCCGATCCGGATAAAGATCCTGTAAATCCGTATGTAAGCATCGACGATTATTCCATTCCCGAAGGTTCTATGGAGTACGAAACAAACCTTACGGTTTCTATTCCTGAAGATGATGGGACAGCATGGTATGATGATGGCGATTATCATTTTTTTATCAGCCTTACCGATAAAGAAGGATGGTCGGCGCAAAAAGGACTAAGTATTAAAATTCTCCATCGCTAA
- a CDS encoding pirin family protein, protein MNNNSILQIERLGSPWKAQDPFLFCAYHHDEFPKGNEKMGPEADQLKGRNIGQDFAGKDGFSMYHGKVVPGFPFHPHRGFETVTVMKKGVIDHSDSLGGAGRYKEGDTQWLTAGKGIQHSEMFPLLNADNDNPLELFQIWLNLPQKSKLVEPHYKMLWKEKIPVIKSEDENGKVTEINLIAGTLNGTKALDPNPDSWAADPKNEVAIYTIKMEAGASWTLPNTAQEVNMNLYFYEGDSITIDGQSIAVNNRIALNPERQTTITIGGKDAFLLLLQGKPIGEPVAQYGPFVMNTEQEIRETIHEYQQTQFGGWPWPMKEQVFERSKGRFAHYADGTEEVK, encoded by the coding sequence ATGAATAACAATTCAATACTTCAGATAGAACGATTAGGATCTCCGTGGAAAGCACAAGATCCATTTCTGTTTTGTGCCTATCATCACGATGAATTCCCCAAAGGAAATGAAAAAATGGGGCCCGAGGCCGATCAGTTAAAGGGCCGGAATATTGGACAGGATTTCGCGGGTAAAGACGGTTTCAGCATGTATCATGGAAAAGTGGTGCCGGGCTTTCCTTTTCACCCGCACCGGGGTTTTGAAACGGTTACGGTTATGAAAAAAGGGGTAATCGACCATAGCGACTCCTTAGGCGGTGCCGGACGATACAAAGAAGGAGATACGCAATGGCTAACGGCAGGAAAAGGCATTCAACATTCAGAAATGTTTCCACTTCTTAATGCCGACAACGACAATCCGCTTGAACTTTTTCAGATATGGCTCAACCTGCCCCAAAAAAGCAAGTTGGTTGAACCTCATTATAAAATGCTTTGGAAAGAAAAGATTCCGGTTATTAAATCGGAAGATGAAAATGGGAAAGTAACGGAAATCAATCTGATTGCCGGCACATTAAACGGAACCAAAGCTCTGGATCCGAATCCGGATTCGTGGGCCGCTGATCCCAAAAATGAAGTTGCCATTTATACCATAAAGATGGAAGCTGGCGCAAGCTGGACGCTCCCGAATACAGCCCAAGAGGTGAATATGAACCTCTATTTTTACGAGGGAGATTCCATTACAATAGACGGCCAAAGCATAGCTGTAAATAACAGAATTGCATTAAATCCAGAAAGACAAACCACAATTACAATTGGCGGTAAAGATGCATTTCTGTTGTTGCTGCAAGGAAAACCAATCGGGGAACCAGTGGCACAATATGGCCCCTTTGTGATGAATACCGAACAGGAAATCAGGGAAACAATACATGAATATCAACAGACGCAATTTGGCGGATGGCCCTGGCCCATGAAAGAACAGGTATTTGAACGATCGAAAGGCCGGTTTGCCCATTATGCCGACGGAACAGAAGAAGTAAAATAA
- a CDS encoding TonB-dependent receptor, translated as MRKFVMLFICMIFLYGHMFGQANYVLSGQVFDENNDPLPGASVLLFPIEKGTVTDANGQFVLDKLPGGSYILNILFIGYKNHVDSVLVKNNSSYKAQLEVANLSLQEVVITDNYAENRKKEESLNIEVVNDDYLKQNLGGSLMSSLERLPGVTTIDIGSGQSKPVIRGLGFNRVVVVENNIKHEAQQWGSDHGLEIDQYAVDNVEVIKGPASLMYGSDAIGGVIDMNNRTLPLPNSFGGNVDLTGKTNNGLLGTSVSVYGRKDWFFANLRATYIDYGDYKVPTDSVDIYSYRAALHNNYLRNTAGNEKNLHLTLGIIQNGFQSKLFVSTVNSKSGFFANAHGLEPRNVDTDFHDKSSRDINYPYQNVSHFKVVNTTHYKWNASKLEMDLGFQRNFRQEWSAYVSHGYMPPVFPDTLTFDPDLEREFEKFVYTGNLRFSHQVDEKNQLVTGINSEFQDNRIDGRGFIIPAYEQFRVGGFFVAKHKFSERSRLLMGVRYDYGTIETKEYYDWFPSPVDEDENTGLEYLRRAGNIDRTFSSLSWSVGYNYDLKHWSLKANVGKSFRMPIAKELAANGVNYHRFSYEVGNPDLSPEISYQLDLGMEYHSERFAVGTTPFLNYFDNYIFLNPSSDFDRLYGNGNQVFYYTESKVLRYGAEVHVHYELLPYLQLGAMAEYVYSEQFSGEKKGYTLPFSPPASAIINLKYQKKKVAFAENAYASFDYRITAPQNHIVPPEVTTDGYQVVNLGVGGEIEIINQKVNISMQVQNLLNTKYFKHTSFYRLINVPEPGRNIVLNVSVPFSGKL; from the coding sequence ATGAGAAAGTTTGTCATGCTTTTTATTTGCATGATCTTTTTGTATGGCCACATGTTTGGCCAGGCTAATTATGTGCTTTCCGGACAGGTTTTTGATGAAAATAACGATCCGCTGCCGGGTGCATCCGTGTTGTTGTTTCCGATTGAAAAAGGTACGGTTACCGATGCCAACGGCCAATTTGTTTTGGATAAGTTGCCCGGGGGAAGCTATATTCTCAATATCTTGTTTATTGGTTATAAAAACCATGTTGATAGCGTTTTAGTCAAGAATAACAGTTCTTACAAAGCTCAGCTGGAAGTGGCTAATTTAAGTTTGCAGGAAGTTGTTATAACTGATAATTATGCAGAGAACCGCAAAAAGGAAGAATCGCTGAACATCGAAGTTGTTAATGATGATTATCTGAAACAAAACCTTGGTGGCAGCTTGATGAGTTCGCTGGAAAGATTGCCCGGCGTTACTACGATCGATATTGGCTCCGGTCAGTCAAAACCGGTAATTCGTGGCCTTGGGTTTAACCGCGTGGTGGTGGTTGAAAACAATATAAAACACGAAGCACAGCAATGGGGAAGCGACCATGGTTTAGAAATAGACCAGTATGCGGTTGATAATGTGGAAGTGATTAAAGGTCCGGCGTCGTTAATGTACGGTTCCGATGCTATTGGTGGTGTAATCGACATGAACAACAGAACCTTGCCGCTGCCGAATTCGTTTGGTGGAAACGTTGACCTCACCGGAAAAACAAATAACGGTTTATTGGGAACTTCCGTTTCGGTGTATGGGCGGAAAGACTGGTTTTTTGCCAACCTTCGTGCCACTTATATCGATTATGGAGACTACAAAGTGCCGACCGATAGTGTGGATATTTATTCGTACCGTGCAGCTTTGCATAACAATTACCTGCGAAATACGGCAGGCAACGAAAAAAACCTGCACCTGACACTTGGCATTATCCAAAACGGGTTTCAGAGTAAGCTGTTTGTGAGCACGGTAAACAGCAAAAGTGGCTTTTTTGCTAATGCGCACGGTTTAGAACCTCGAAACGTGGATACTGATTTCCACGATAAATCAAGCCGTGATATCAATTATCCGTACCAGAATGTGAGCCATTTTAAAGTGGTGAATACTACTCATTACAAATGGAACGCTTCGAAGCTTGAAATGGATTTAGGTTTCCAACGTAATTTTCGGCAAGAATGGAGTGCATATGTAAGCCATGGTTATATGCCGCCGGTTTTTCCTGATACCTTAACGTTTGATCCGGATTTAGAGCGCGAGTTTGAGAAATTTGTGTATACCGGAAATCTACGGTTTTCGCATCAGGTTGATGAGAAAAACCAATTGGTAACAGGAATTAACAGCGAGTTTCAGGATAACCGGATTGATGGTCGCGGGTTTATTATTCCGGCCTATGAACAGTTTCGTGTGGGAGGATTTTTTGTTGCAAAACACAAGTTCTCGGAACGAAGTCGTTTACTAATGGGAGTACGTTACGATTATGGAACTATTGAGACAAAGGAGTATTACGACTGGTTTCCTTCTCCTGTAGATGAAGACGAAAATACAGGTTTGGAGTATCTCAGGCGTGCCGGAAATATCGACCGTACTTTTTCCAGTTTATCATGGTCGGTAGGTTATAATTACGACTTGAAGCACTGGTCGTTAAAAGCCAATGTTGGCAAAAGTTTTCGGATGCCTATCGCAAAAGAGCTGGCGGCAAACGGTGTAAATTATCATCGCTTTAGTTACGAAGTTGGTAACCCTGATCTTTCACCTGAAATTTCGTACCAGCTTGATCTGGGAATGGAATACCATTCAGAACGATTTGCTGTGGGGACAACGCCTTTTCTGAATTACTTTGATAATTACATTTTCCTGAATCCGAGTTCCGATTTCGACCGATTGTACGGAAACGGTAACCAGGTATTTTATTATACCGAAAGCAAGGTGCTGCGCTACGGAGCCGAGGTGCATGTTCATTACGAATTGCTGCCTTATTTACAGCTGGGAGCCATGGCCGAATATGTGTATTCAGAACAATTCTCGGGAGAGAAAAAGGGATATACTTTGCCATTTTCGCCACCGGCTTCGGCTATTATCAATCTAAAATATCAGAAGAAAAAGGTTGCATTTGCAGAAAATGCTTATGCTTCATTTGATTACAGAATTACTGCGCCTCAAAACCACATTGTTCCACCGGAAGTAACTACCGACGGTTACCAGGTGGTAAATTTAGGAGTGGGAGGCGAGATCGAAATTATAAACCAAAAAGTTAACATCTCAATGCAGGTACAAAATCTGCTTAACACCAAATATTTTAAACACACCAGCTTTTACAGGCTGATTAATGTACCTGAGCCGGGGCGGAATATTGTATTGAATGTTTCAGTGCCCTTCTCAGGCAAATTATAA